A part of Candidatus Oleimmundimicrobium sp. genomic DNA contains:
- a CDS encoding ribose-phosphate pyrophosphokinase, giving the protein MSIKNSKGKLMIFTGRANPELGKEIANYVGVELGKADISTFKNGEIYAKYRESVRGSDAFLIQSFSEPVNDNLMELLIMVDAMKRASAARISAVIPYYAYARQDKKTEPREPISAKLIANLLTTAGVDRVLTMDLHAGQIQGFFDVPVDHLTALPILANYFKKRGLDDLIVVSPDVGRVKIAKRCADRIGVSIAVLHKSRPAHNVAEITQLVGDVKGKRALIIDDMIDTGGTIVYGAETLLKNGAKEVYVCATHGIFSGQAAERLDKSPIKEVVVTNTIPVPPEKRFKKLKVLSIGPLFSQVILNVHEDESVSEIFQGDNIV; this is encoded by the coding sequence GTGAGTATAAAGAATTCAAAAGGAAAACTTATGATTTTTACGGGGCGTGCCAATCCTGAACTTGGTAAGGAGATTGCCAATTATGTTGGGGTAGAACTTGGGAAAGCTGATATATCAACTTTTAAAAATGGAGAGATTTACGCAAAATACCGTGAGAGCGTGAGAGGCTCAGATGCCTTTTTAATACAGTCTTTCTCTGAGCCCGTAAATGATAACTTAATGGAATTATTGATAATGGTTGATGCCATGAAGCGTGCCTCAGCTGCAAGAATTTCTGCTGTTATTCCCTATTATGCTTATGCAAGGCAAGATAAAAAAACTGAGCCCAGAGAGCCTATTTCTGCCAAACTTATTGCGAACCTTTTGACCACTGCAGGTGTTGACAGGGTACTTACCATGGACTTGCATGCCGGGCAAATACAAGGGTTCTTTGATGTCCCGGTTGACCACTTAACAGCTCTTCCAATACTTGCCAATTATTTTAAAAAACGTGGGTTGGATGATTTGATTGTTGTCTCTCCGGATGTGGGGAGGGTTAAAATTGCTAAAAGGTGCGCCGATAGGATAGGGGTTTCCATTGCTGTTTTACATAAAAGCCGCCCGGCTCATAATGTAGCTGAGATAACTCAATTAGTTGGTGATGTTAAAGGAAAACGTGCTTTAATAATTGATGATATGATAGATACAGGTGGCACTATTGTTTATGGTGCTGAAACTTTATTGAAAAATGGGGCTAAAGAAGTTTATGTATGTGCGACTCATGGTATCTTTTCTGGCCAAGCTGCGGAAAGGTTAGATAAATCCCCAATTAAAGAAGTTGTGGTTACGAACACTATTCCTGTGCCTCCTGAAAAGAGGTTTAAGAAACTTAAAGTTTTGTCGATAGGCCCACTTTTTAGTCAGGTTATATTAAATGTTCATGAAGATGAGTCAGTGAGCGAGATTTTTCAAGGAGATAATATTGTATAA
- the glmU gene encoding bifunctional UDP-N-acetylglucosamine diphosphorylase/glucosamine-1-phosphate N-acetyltransferase GlmU — MNLAVVVLAAGEGTRMKSSLPKVLHKICGQSIISHVIKVVQNLNPTKLIVVVGHQKEKVMEDLGNGVEVVVQENQLGTGHAVLMTEQFLSGYKGSVLVLSGDSPLIKSETLLNIIKLREKTGAVAAMLTAKLKEPGGYGRIIRRDDEIVRIVEEKDATVDEVKNNEVNSGIYCFDTVKLFNFLKEVKSDNQQGEYYLTDVIGIIKNNGGKVVGMMIKDESEILGINSRRQQAEADKIMRRRIIYRLMDEGVTFIDPDLVFIGPDVVVGKDTIVYPLTFLEGETLIGEGCEIGPSVRLINTIVGKSVKIKNAIIKESVIEDEADLGPFCSVREGTKIKKGAKIGAFVEIKKSEVGVDSKVSHLSYIGDATIGNNVNIGAGSITCNYDGVEKHKTIIEDDVFIGSDTMLIAPLKVHKGAMTGAGSAITSDVPAGSLAIERSKQRTIKGYLKRKLKNIIERKNS; from the coding sequence ATGAATCTGGCAGTAGTTGTACTTGCGGCAGGCGAAGGAACCAGGATGAAGTCATCTCTTCCAAAGGTTCTTCATAAAATATGTGGTCAGTCAATCATCTCACATGTTATTAAAGTGGTGCAAAACCTAAATCCCACTAAACTTATCGTTGTTGTTGGACATCAAAAAGAAAAGGTGATGGAAGATCTTGGTAATGGGGTAGAGGTGGTTGTTCAAGAAAATCAACTTGGAACAGGTCATGCTGTTCTTATGACAGAGCAGTTTTTAAGTGGTTACAAGGGAAGTGTTCTTGTTTTATCGGGTGACTCTCCGCTTATTAAAAGTGAAACATTGTTAAATATCATTAAATTACGTGAAAAAACTGGAGCAGTGGCAGCCATGCTAACCGCAAAACTGAAAGAGCCTGGGGGCTACGGTCGGATAATTCGCCGTGATGATGAGATTGTTCGAATTGTTGAAGAAAAAGATGCTACTGTTGATGAAGTAAAAAACAACGAGGTAAACAGCGGAATTTATTGTTTCGATACTGTTAAATTATTTAATTTTCTTAAAGAGGTTAAGAGCGATAATCAACAAGGGGAGTATTATTTGACCGATGTTATCGGGATTATTAAAAATAATGGTGGGAAAGTTGTTGGAATGATGATTAAGGATGAGAGTGAGATTTTGGGGATAAACTCCAGAAGGCAGCAAGCTGAAGCCGATAAAATCATGAGAAGAAGGATAATTTATCGGTTAATGGATGAAGGTGTTACATTTATAGATCCCGACCTTGTTTTTATAGGCCCTGATGTTGTTGTGGGAAAGGATACCATTGTATATCCTCTTACGTTTTTAGAAGGGGAAACATTGATTGGAGAAGGGTGCGAAATAGGCCCTTCGGTGAGACTTATAAATACAATCGTTGGCAAGAGTGTTAAAATTAAAAATGCTATTATAAAGGAAAGTGTAATTGAAGATGAAGCTGACTTGGGCCCATTTTGCTCGGTGAGAGAGGGAACCAAGATAAAGAAAGGTGCGAAGATAGGGGCCTTTGTGGAGATTAAAAAGAGCGAGGTGGGAGTGGACAGCAAGGTTTCGCATTTGAGCTATATAGGAGATGCTACCATAGGGAATAATGTAAATATAGGAGCGGGTAGTATAACTTGCAATTATGACGGGGTTGAAAAACATAAGACAATTATTGAAGACGACGTTTTCATCGGGAGCGACACCATGTTGATTGCTCCTCTTAAGGTTCACAAGGGAGCGATGACGGGAGCAGGTTCTGCCATAACTTCGGATGTTCCCGCTGGGAGTTTAGCTATTGAACGTTCTAAACAGAGAACAATTAAAGGGTATCTCAAAAGAAAATTAAAAAATATTATCGAACGTAAAAACAGTTAG
- the spoVG gene encoding septation regulator SpoVG produces the protein MEITRVVVRLVDMNKVQAIASITFDDEFVVHNLRVVDGDKGLFVAMPSRKLPNGEYRDVAHPINTEMRERIQSAVLDEYKQVKEGKAKSPSEKKDSAKEPSGEEEKQGEKEKQESDSGEKQEG, from the coding sequence ATGGAAATTACAAGAGTAGTTGTGAGATTAGTTGATATGAACAAAGTTCAGGCTATTGCAAGCATTACGTTTGATGATGAGTTTGTGGTTCATAATCTTAGGGTTGTGGATGGTGACAAGGGATTATTTGTGGCAATGCCCAGTCGAAAATTACCGAACGGGGAATATAGAGATGTTGCCCATCCCATTAATACTGAAATGAGAGAGCGTATACAGAGCGCGGTTTTAGATGAGTATAAACAAGTTAAAGAGGGAAAAGCGAAGTCTCCGAGTGAAAAAAAAGATAGTGCTAAGGAGCCGAGTGGCGAGGAAGAAAAACAAGGTGAAAAAGAAAAACAAGAAAGTGATTCTGGAGAAAAACAAGAGGGATAA
- a CDS encoding Rid family detoxifying hydrolase: protein MPVAIITEEAPLPVGHYSQAMKAGDFIFVSGQIPLNPLNDDLIEGDIKIQTRLILRNIEAILVAGSSSISKVVKLTVYIRNFSDFSAVDSVFAEFFIGEPPAREVVGVNKLPKDAEIEISAIVLAN, encoded by the coding sequence ATGCCTGTTGCCATAATAACAGAAGAAGCTCCTCTGCCTGTGGGACATTATTCTCAAGCGATGAAAGCTGGAGATTTTATTTTTGTTTCAGGGCAAATACCATTAAATCCTCTTAACGATGATTTAATTGAGGGTGATATAAAAATTCAGACAAGATTAATTTTACGCAACATAGAAGCTATTTTAGTGGCTGGGAGCAGTTCGATTTCAAAGGTGGTGAAGCTAACAGTATATATTCGAAATTTTTCAGATTTTTCTGCAGTTGATTCAGTTTTTGCAGAATTTTTTATCGGGGAACCCCCTGCAAGGGAAGTAGTTGGAGTTAATAAACTTCCCAAAGACGCTGAGATTGAAATTTCAGCAATTGTTTTGGCAAACTAA
- a CDS encoding nucleotidyltransferase family protein: MGYDALVLAGGNIKGISVENVPAKGMLEINGKPMVEYTIDALKNCPQIERVVVIIPSSVSLGEWAKKADKVLTVDKSLTENIYAGMSYLKPNGLFLIISADVPLITSLAIEKFLKKCGKVEADLYYPIISRKEMDKKFIGTKRTYAHLKDGDFTGGNLGLIDSRVFEKNREFIEKLFSLRKSPFKLAKVLGFGFILKFLLGFAMISEAEEKLSTLIKAKGVAVLSDAETGIDVDKDADLVYVKEVICKRKG, translated from the coding sequence ATGGGGTACGATGCTTTGGTTTTAGCCGGGGGGAATATTAAGGGGATTAGTGTCGAGAATGTTCCCGCAAAAGGAATGCTGGAAATAAACGGCAAGCCCATGGTTGAATACACAATAGATGCTCTTAAAAATTGTCCTCAAATTGAAAGAGTGGTCGTTATTATTCCGTCTTCTGTTTCTCTGGGAGAGTGGGCCAAAAAAGCAGATAAAGTTTTGACGGTAGATAAATCTTTAACGGAAAATATTTATGCAGGAATGTCTTATCTAAAACCAAATGGCCTTTTTTTGATTATATCAGCCGATGTGCCACTTATAACTAGTTTGGCCATAGAGAAGTTTCTGAAAAAATGTGGGAAGGTTGAAGCTGATTTATATTACCCTATAATTTCGCGAAAAGAGATGGATAAAAAATTTATAGGGACAAAGAGAACTTATGCTCATTTAAAGGATGGCGATTTTACCGGTGGGAATTTAGGTCTTATTGATTCAAGGGTGTTTGAGAAAAACAGAGAATTTATCGAGAAACTATTCTCGCTCAGAAAAAGCCCATTTAAGTTGGCTAAAGTTCTTGGTTTTGGATTTATTTTAAAATTTTTACTTGGTTTTGCCATGATTTCCGAGGCGGAAGAAAAGCTGTCCACTTTGATTAAGGCGAAGGGCGTGGCTGTTTTATCAGATGCTGAAACGGGAATTGATGTAGATAAAGATGCAGATTTGGTCTATGTTAAAGAGGTTATTTGTAAAAGGAAGGGGTGA
- the ispE gene encoding 4-(cytidine 5'-diphospho)-2-C-methyl-D-erythritol kinase, with translation MAMKKKLVRKVKIKAHAKINLYLDITGKRVDGYHNIHSLMQSILLADELVVSDAEDLKLIVSGEFKVPLEDNLVLKAAQTLQNFTKKKSGACISLNKKIPVAAGLGGGSADAAATLVGLNILWDLKLSLKDLQAIGEKIGADVPFCLQGGLCLVEGKGEKVSSLPGNFAADIVIVKPSFELSTSQVYSDFDKIRLPCVLFSMEPMIAALHKGSLRGVSSLLANVLEKPVISKNPIIREIKEKALQAGATGALMSGSGSSVFAIADSKEAALKIANHLKGFYENVIVTATSQKGIDVYQELI, from the coding sequence ATGGCAATGAAAAAAAAATTGGTAAGAAAAGTAAAAATTAAAGCACATGCAAAAATCAATCTCTATCTTGATATTACCGGTAAGAGAGTTGATGGCTATCATAATATTCACTCCCTTATGCAGAGTATTTTGCTTGCGGATGAGCTTGTAGTTTCAGATGCCGAAGATTTAAAGCTAATCGTTTCAGGAGAATTTAAAGTTCCTCTTGAGGATAACCTCGTTTTAAAAGCAGCACAAACCCTTCAGAATTTTACTAAAAAAAAATCTGGTGCTTGCATTTCTTTAAATAAAAAAATTCCGGTTGCTGCTGGACTTGGTGGGGGGAGCGCGGACGCTGCTGCCACACTTGTTGGTTTAAATATACTGTGGGATCTCAAATTATCTTTAAAAGATTTGCAGGCTATAGGCGAAAAAATAGGTGCCGATGTTCCGTTTTGTCTTCAAGGCGGATTATGTTTGGTTGAGGGCAAGGGGGAGAAAGTTTCTTCTTTGCCCGGTAATTTTGCGGCGGATATCGTAATTGTAAAACCGTCTTTTGAGCTTTCGACTTCGCAAGTTTACTCGGATTTTGATAAAATTAGACTACCCTGTGTGCTTTTTTCTATGGAGCCGATGATTGCCGCTTTACACAAAGGAAGTTTAAGGGGCGTTTCATCATTGCTGGCAAATGTGTTGGAAAAGCCGGTGATTTCAAAAAATCCGATAATTAGAGAAATTAAAGAAAAAGCTCTTCAGGCAGGGGCAACGGGAGCCTTAATGTCCGGGAGTGGCTCAAGTGTATTTGCTATAGCTGATTCTAAGGAAGCTGCACTTAAAATTGCGAACCATCTTAAGGGATTTTATGAAAACGTTATTGTAACTGCGACCTCTCAAAAAGGAATTGATGTTTACCAGGAGCTAATTTAA
- a CDS encoding Veg family protein — protein MIDVELPKIEIVSKIKMDLESYLGGRMKLRANVGRCKIIEREGVLKETHPNLFIVKVEEEERTRLVSYSYVDVLTKTVELTNPVNGENIVSWLQ, from the coding sequence ATGATTGATGTTGAATTGCCTAAAATAGAGATTGTCTCAAAGATTAAAATGGATTTAGAGTCCTATTTGGGCGGAAGAATGAAGCTTAGAGCTAATGTGGGCCGATGTAAAATAATTGAGCGAGAAGGAGTTCTTAAAGAAACTCACCCAAATTTATTTATTGTGAAAGTTGAAGAAGAAGAGAGAACCAGATTAGTTTCTTATAGTTATGTTGATGTTTTAACGAAAACAGTTGAACTTACCAATCCGGTTAATGGAGAAAATATCGTCTCTTGGCTTCAATAA
- the rsmA gene encoding 16S rRNA (adenine(1518)-N(6)/adenine(1519)-N(6))-dimethyltransferase RsmA — protein sequence MEPIVNPTRTIEILKKHNIRLTKSLGQHFLVDKNILEKIINMSNLASDDVILEIGAGIGTLTEALIGKVNMVLAVEYDSKFFPILEENFKAAKNFHLIRADALKIVPKNLPLKPNKVVSNLPYNIASPLIMKILEEFIEVKELVVMIQKEVAKRITAKPGTKDYGALTLKINYYAEPELLFEVSKNVFLPLPKVDSAVIRIKRPLSPRVNVDNRKVLFNLISAAFSQRRKIIANTLSSFSVDKCMITKALLEAGIDPRSRGETLSLPDFAKLSNILGKLNFKKSQT from the coding sequence ATGGAGCCAATTGTTAATCCAACAAGAACAATTGAAATATTAAAAAAGCATAATATAAGATTGACAAAAAGTCTTGGTCAGCACTTCTTGGTCGATAAAAATATTTTAGAGAAGATAATAAATATGTCGAATCTTGCTTCAGATGATGTCATTCTTGAGATTGGGGCGGGGATAGGTACTTTAACGGAAGCCCTTATTGGCAAAGTGAACATGGTTTTAGCTGTGGAGTACGATTCAAAATTTTTTCCTATACTTGAAGAAAATTTTAAAGCGGCAAAAAATTTTCATCTTATTAGAGCCGATGCGTTAAAAATTGTCCCAAAAAATCTTCCTCTAAAACCAAATAAAGTGGTTTCTAATTTACCATATAATATTGCTTCTCCATTGATTATGAAGATTCTCGAAGAATTTATTGAGGTCAAAGAACTTGTGGTTATGATTCAAAAAGAGGTTGCGAAACGTATTACGGCTAAGCCCGGGACAAAAGACTACGGGGCGCTTACATTAAAGATTAATTATTATGCTGAACCTGAATTACTCTTTGAGGTATCAAAAAATGTTTTTTTACCGCTTCCCAAAGTTGACTCAGCAGTTATACGTATCAAAAGGCCACTTTCCCCTCGTGTAAATGTGGATAACCGGAAGGTTTTGTTTAATTTAATTTCCGCTGCCTTTAGTCAGAGAAGAAAAATAATTGCCAATACACTTTCATCATTTTCGGTCGATAAATGCATGATAACAAAGGCCTTATTGGAGGCAGGGATTGACCCAAGGAGCAGGGGGGAAACGTTGAGTCTCCCCGATTTTGCGAAGTTGAGCAATATTCTCGGGAAGCTAAATTTCAAGAAGAGCCAAACTTGA
- a CDS encoding ubiquitin-like domain-containing protein, with the protein MAVIAIFVLTSVALAKTSVTLSVDSRTAKVSTYAKTVEGLLKENEIDFKSCDSITPTPSSNLKEEMTIVVNHAKSVVLEVDGVEKSIVTTTSSVGEFLDINNVEFGSLDTVLPGLDVLLKDGMRVRIIHAKRRLEVTEKSIPYQTVTLNDRNLPKGVKKVVTAGENGILEVVYEVFYKGGLEVKRGKKEERLVAEAVDRVIKVGTKKLTSSAGYDVSRGSNSIGAIGGKILRMTATAYTPGYGCGFRTATGAKAQYGIVAVDPRVIPLGTRLFVEGYGNAIAADTGGAIKGNRVDLCFNTLQEARNFGRRTVVIHILGK; encoded by the coding sequence GTGGCAGTAATTGCCATTTTTGTCTTAACTAGTGTCGCATTAGCTAAGACAAGTGTTACTCTTTCTGTAGATAGCCGCACTGCAAAAGTTTCGACTTACGCAAAGACGGTTGAAGGATTACTAAAAGAAAATGAAATTGATTTTAAATCATGTGACTCTATTACCCCAACCCCATCCTCTAACCTAAAAGAAGAAATGACCATTGTTGTTAATCATGCTAAATCGGTAGTATTAGAGGTTGATGGTGTAGAAAAATCCATAGTAACTACTACTTCCAGTGTTGGCGAATTTCTAGATATAAATAATGTGGAATTTGGTTCTCTTGATACAGTCCTTCCCGGGTTGGACGTTCTGCTCAAAGATGGTATGCGGGTAAGGATTATTCATGCAAAAAGGAGACTGGAGGTCACAGAAAAATCAATACCTTATCAGACAGTTACTTTAAATGATAGAAATCTTCCCAAAGGAGTAAAAAAGGTTGTAACTGCCGGGGAGAATGGTATTTTGGAGGTTGTCTACGAAGTTTTTTATAAGGGTGGCCTCGAGGTAAAAAGGGGAAAGAAGGAAGAAAGATTGGTTGCTGAGGCGGTAGACCGGGTCATTAAGGTTGGAACAAAAAAATTAACATCTTCAGCTGGCTATGATGTTAGCAGGGGTTCTAACTCAATTGGAGCTATAGGTGGAAAGATTTTGAGAATGACTGCAACTGCTTATACTCCAGGTTATGGTTGTGGATTTCGTACGGCAACCGGGGCGAAGGCCCAATATGGAATCGTGGCGGTTGATCCTCGCGTGATACCATTAGGAACGCGGCTGTTTGTTGAAGGTTACGGGAATGCTATAGCTGCTGATACGGGTGGTGCAATTAAAGGAAACCGTGTTGATTTATGTTTCAATACATTGCAAGAGGCCAGAAATTTTGGTCGAAGAACCGTTGTGATTCATATTTTAGGTAAGTAG
- a CDS encoding TatD family hydrolase: protein MLIDTHIHLDLYQNTNIDELVDEALQKGVKILIDVGIDILSSRLAVKFAEKYSNVYAVTGIHPHEAKFVNEKTLEELKALVNNPKIVAVGEIGLDYYRNLSPKDLQKKAFLAQLNLAKSLDLPVVVHDRDAHEDVIKMLKEVNFPSGKVLIHCFSGDVNFLNEVLKMGYYISIGGPVTFKNAKKVVEVVKNVPLERLLLETDGPYLAPHPHRGKINRPVFIPLIAQKIADIRGISFAEIEKATTENALKFFGIKV from the coding sequence TTGCTTATAGATACACACATTCACCTCGATTTATATCAAAATACCAATATAGACGAGTTAGTTGATGAAGCTTTACAGAAAGGCGTAAAAATCTTAATTGATGTTGGCATAGATATTTTGTCTTCACGTTTAGCTGTTAAGTTTGCCGAGAAATACTCAAATGTTTACGCGGTTACCGGTATCCATCCTCATGAGGCAAAATTTGTTAATGAAAAAACGCTTGAAGAATTAAAAGCCCTTGTAAATAATCCAAAGATTGTAGCAGTTGGGGAGATAGGTCTGGATTATTATCGGAATTTATCTCCTAAAGATTTACAGAAAAAGGCATTTTTAGCTCAGTTAAATTTAGCTAAAAGTTTAGATTTGCCGGTGGTTGTACATGACCGTGATGCCCACGAAGATGTTATTAAGATGCTCAAGGAAGTAAACTTCCCTTCTGGAAAGGTTCTTATCCATTGTTTTTCCGGGGACGTCAATTTTTTAAATGAAGTTTTGAAAATGGGTTACTATATTTCAATTGGTGGTCCTGTTACTTTTAAAAATGCGAAGAAAGTAGTAGAAGTTGTAAAAAACGTTCCTTTGGAAAGGCTTCTCTTGGAAACGGATGGTCCTTATCTTGCTCCTCATCCCCATAGAGGGAAAATAAATAGGCCTGTTTTTATTCCACTCATTGCTCAAAAGATTGCTGATATAAGAGGGATTTCTTTTGCTGAGATTGAGAAAGCAACTACCGAGAATGCTCTTAAATTTTTTGGAATAAAGGTTTAA
- the metG gene encoding methionine--tRNA ligase — translation MSEKSFFVTTPIYYVNDVPHIGHSYTTIAADVLARYHKLCGRDVFFLTGTDEHGVKIQQSAGKVGMSPKELCDGVAEKFKDAWRCLNIEYDNFIRTTDSHHEEAVKQVLQTLYDKGYIYKGKYEALYCVGCEQFKMKSDLVDGKCPDHKIEPEERSEECYLFKLSAFQDELYKQIKSDKFKILPLERKNEVLSFIENEGLQDISISRDKTQVYWGIPLPFDPSHTTYVWVDAFLNYLTGLGWPQDKDNFMKFWPPTVQLMAKDISRVHATIWVSILMALEIELPQMYFIHGYFTVNGQKMSKSLKNVIDPVALSEKYGADVIRYFILSEFPFGTDGNFSIKRLEEAYNSDLANDFGNLIHRTIPMIDKYCGGVTPTPKGEILVDEELKKVAEDVVGVLEELFGELKFREVLAEIWKIIKRANKYIDESAPWTLFKEGDNERLNTVMYNILESVRIVTILVYPFMPETSQKIWGQLGVTESLNSQNIPRDVVWGGLKPGTKIKKETPLFPRIELNKKG, via the coding sequence TTGTCGGAAAAAAGCTTTTTTGTAACCACTCCCATATATTATGTAAACGATGTACCTCACATTGGGCATTCTTATACGACTATAGCCGCGGATGTATTGGCTCGTTACCACAAACTTTGCGGCCGGGACGTTTTCTTTCTCACGGGAACCGATGAGCACGGTGTTAAAATTCAACAGAGTGCCGGGAAAGTTGGTATGTCTCCAAAAGAACTTTGCGATGGAGTGGCGGAGAAATTTAAAGATGCTTGGCGATGTTTGAATATTGAATACGATAATTTTATTCGCACGACTGATTCTCATCACGAGGAAGCAGTAAAGCAAGTTTTACAAACGCTATATGATAAGGGATATATTTATAAAGGCAAATACGAGGCACTTTACTGTGTGGGCTGTGAACAGTTTAAAATGAAAAGTGACCTGGTGGATGGGAAATGCCCGGACCACAAAATAGAGCCGGAAGAACGTTCTGAGGAATGCTATCTTTTTAAACTATCTGCTTTTCAAGATGAGCTGTATAAACAAATAAAAAGCGACAAGTTTAAAATATTGCCTTTGGAACGCAAAAATGAGGTACTCTCATTTATAGAAAACGAAGGCCTTCAAGATATATCTATATCACGAGATAAAACTCAAGTTTATTGGGGGATTCCACTTCCCTTTGACCCTTCGCATACTACTTATGTTTGGGTTGATGCTTTTTTAAACTATCTAACGGGTCTTGGTTGGCCACAAGATAAAGATAATTTTATGAAGTTTTGGCCGCCAACTGTTCAATTAATGGCTAAAGATATTTCAAGGGTTCATGCAACAATCTGGGTCTCTATTTTAATGGCTCTTGAGATAGAACTTCCTCAAATGTATTTTATTCATGGTTATTTCACCGTAAACGGCCAGAAAATGAGCAAGTCTTTAAAGAATGTTATTGATCCCGTTGCTCTTTCGGAGAAGTATGGGGCAGATGTAATAAGATACTTTATACTTTCGGAGTTTCCCTTTGGCACAGATGGAAATTTTTCAATTAAAAGATTAGAAGAAGCCTACAACTCGGATCTCGCAAACGATTTTGGGAATTTGATTCACCGGACCATTCCGATGATAGATAAATATTGTGGTGGAGTAACTCCTACGCCAAAAGGGGAGATTTTAGTTGATGAGGAGTTAAAAAAAGTTGCCGAGGATGTGGTGGGTGTTTTAGAGGAGCTTTTTGGTGAGCTTAAATTTCGAGAGGTTTTAGCCGAAATATGGAAGATTATAAAAAGGGCCAATAAATATATTGACGAATCAGCCCCTTGGACACTTTTTAAAGAAGGCGACAATGAGCGCTTAAATACGGTTATGTACAATATTTTAGAGAGTGTCCGTATCGTTACCATTTTGGTTTATCCTTTTATGCCGGAGACGTCTCAAAAAATATGGGGGCAATTAGGGGTAACCGAGAGTCTTAATTCTCAAAATATTCCCCGGGATGTAGTGTGGGGTGGTCTTAAGCCGGGCACCAAGATTAAGAAAGAGACGCCACTTTTTCCGCGGATTGAATTAAACAAGAAGGGTTAA
- a CDS encoding AbrB/MazE/SpoVT family DNA-binding domain-containing protein yields MVTKKLFSDKKSPQRKICLIFDIFTSKHRNWALFDSDTLTPTSTLTNVLHNHIIEIVHCQEIKENELKDTGIVRNVDELGRIVIPMEIRRSFNIGIKDPLEIFVEGDKIILTKHKNLCAFCGCEDNIISFKGKFICNNCKKDINAT; encoded by the coding sequence GTGGTTACAAAAAAGCTTTTTTCCGACAAAAAATCACCTCAAAGAAAAATCTGCCTTATTTTTGATATCTTTACATCAAAACATCGCAATTGGGCTCTTTTTGATTCCGATACACTTACGCCTACATCTACCTTGACTAATGTTCTTCACAACCATATAATTGAAATTGTCCATTGTCAAGAAATAAAGGAGAATGAATTGAAAGACACAGGAATAGTTAGAAATGTTGATGAACTTGGAAGAATTGTTATTCCCATGGAAATTCGGCGAAGCTTTAACATTGGGATTAAAGACCCTCTCGAAATCTTCGTGGAGGGAGATAAGATAATTTTAACTAAACATAAAAACCTATGCGCCTTTTGTGGATGTGAAGACAACATCATAAGTTTTAAAGGCAAGTTTATTTGCAATAATTGCAAAAAAGATATCAACGCAACTTAA